The Actinomyces faecalis genome includes the window GTTTAGGGCGGAACGCCCGTTACAATTTGTCATTTCGCGCGTAACAAGACTATACCCAGCCTACTGGATATCAATCGCAATATCGGTAATTTTAGGCCTAAGCCTCCCGTCTCTAGCCGTACCGACTGATGCTATAACAATCATCGGAAATATGACGATGGTACAGAGATGGCTGTTCGTTGAGAATTTAGACGGCACGCACTGGACTCTTGCTGTCGAGATGCAATTTTATCTTTTGATCCTTATTCTTTTGATCGTAACGAAATGTCGGATCAGTAGGAGATCCCTTTTAATTTTTTCCAGCTTATGGTTGGCTGCAAGTTCGGGAGTCTCGGTTTGGGCGTACCCAAAGAGTCACGGAATCGACCCGTCTCTCGTTCCAACAATGACCAAGATCGCAATCAATCTGTCGCTGGCCCAGTACGCTCCTTTATTCATTGGGGGAGCCTACCTCTTCATATCAAGGAAATCCTCACGATACCATCCGATGGTCGCAGTCTCAGGCCTGGCCTCTGTCGGTTCCGCTTATCTACTTGCAGATATACGCCACGCCGCCGCGGTTTCAGTTATTTATGTCATTTTTTCAGTGGTGACACTGAGGAGCGATTCCACCTCAATGTTACTTTGGGCGCCTTTCACATGGCTTGGTAAAATAAGTTACTCCTTGTATATCACACATTCCTTGGTCTGCTATTCTGTAATGCAATTTCTTATTGAGCCAATTGGACGCAATGCAGCCATGTTGCTGGCGTTTATCATATGCCTGTTGGTCGCATGGTCAGTCTGGCGGGTCGGAGAGAATACATTGTCGCCCGCATGGAGGCGGGCATGGACGCGTTCACTGTCCAGAAAATCCGCAAAGCAATGAAGTGGATTCCCTCTTCACTCCAGAACGATCCACAAAAGGGACTGGCCGTCCATGCATCCTGCATAGGAAGTTCTTGCCGCATTGAGTGGCATCTCCTCAAAATCAGAGCACGGCAACAAGCCCCCTTCCCCCTCGTGCACGCGGCTCTTCCCGAGACGAGTCGCCGCAATAGCCGAAGCCACCTTTCATCACGCCACCATAGACGGTATTGCCAACGCCATCTCGCCTTGCTCAACATCTCCTTTCCTTCACCGTTGCTGGCGAGCCGACATTCCTGAGTTAAAACATCGACAACGTAACCCCAAGAAAGATGAAGCCACCCTGGCGGAAGCGGAGGACTCGCCCTGATACGTCGCAAATTCTTCCAGGGAATTCTTGCTCGAGATACTGGGCACACATCATTTCAAAACCTACCGGCCATCTTGAGAACAGCCCTTCACAGACACTGCTCCCCCGACGAGACTCTCCCTCACGTCCAGACTCGAACGACTAGCTCCCGAGCCAGTAGTCACGTCATACTGCCTCTGCGCTTCTTATCGGAGTGAGCCAGAGTCCGATAAGAAGCACAGAGGCGAGGGTATGAGGAGGCACAGCCGAGCTAGAACAACGCCGGCAGCGTCGCCTCGACGCCCTCGCGCAGCTCCGCGAGGTCAAGCGTCAGAGGCTGTCCCTCCCCGCCGTCGGCGAGCAGGTCTGAACCAGTCACGGTCAGCAGCTCACCGCCCGTGGTTCCTAGCCGGCTCCAGGCCACGTCCTCGGCCTCGGCCGCAGCAGCCACCACGGCCACCGCACCCTCCGGCACGGCGACGACGGCACGCGCCCCGGACTCAGAGAACAGGGCGGTGAAGTCGTCCACCTCGTCGCGCCCCTCGATGCCAGACAGGTTGATGCTCGCACCCACGCCATGACGCAGGACCGAGTCCACCAGGGTCTGGATGAGACCGCCGTTGGAGACGTCATGAGCGGCTCGCA containing:
- a CDS encoding acyltransferase family protein encodes the protein MTADISPKDTSPRFRELDGLRGIAALSVVIGHLTVTYDDHYAGGGEPLFKFTYGAFGVEIFFLISGFVILMTAFRAERPLQFVISRVTRLYPAYWISIAISVILGLSLPSLAVPTDAITIIGNMTMVQRWLFVENLDGTHWTLAVEMQFYLLILILLIVTKCRISRRSLLIFSSLWLAASSGVSVWAYPKSHGIDPSLVPTMTKIAINLSLAQYAPLFIGGAYLFISRKSSRYHPMVAVSGLASVGSAYLLADIRHAAAVSVIYVIFSVVTLRSDSTSMLLWAPFTWLGKISYSLYITHSLVCYSVMQFLIEPIGRNAAMLLAFIICLLVAWSVWRVGENTLSPAWRRAWTRSLSRKSAKQ